The sequence below is a genomic window from Leishmania panamensis strain MHOM/PA/94/PSC-1 chromosome 3 sequence.
gaggagggccaGCAGGAGACGGCGACAAGCACGCAGCAacacgaaagagaggcggcagcagtatTACCTGGACCGTGCAcgtcgctgcaggcgctcgtAACACAACTGCAGGAAGAGCGCGCGGAACTCCTAAGCGACCTGACACGTCTGCATGATGCGTTGGCCGCGCTGCAAgcggagaaggcgcgcaCGACGAACGCGAACGTAGCGAAGGCGTCAAAGGCGTCACTGCGCTCCGTTACGTAcgcgagcgcagcagccgcgccgctcTTCAGCGATGGCCTCTACCGCAAGTCTCCTGCCGTTGTACGCAGAAGCGCAGGGGGCACAAGCAATGCTCTCGACGAGGGCGATCCGTCGAGGATATCGTTTCCGTCAGGGTCTACCCGCGCACCTCGCGGACTCACctcgctcctgcagctccgggaaggagaagaaccCTCTGGTGTGACTACGGCTGGCGCTCCTACTGCGTACTCATAGTGGCAAATGAAGGGGGTCACGCAAATACCCACACCCTGGACCCCTTCATcgctcacccctctctctcgccactGACCATAATCATTGGATGACGCAGGGGCATCACCCGCGGAATAGATGCTTTGCAGcctcatcccccccccctttctctctctctgtgggtgtgggtgtctgtgcggGATTGACCAATTCTTTTCCAGCTCGCCTCGACGGGCACCGACCACTCCTGATTTACGCGTTCATTCCGAAGCGGCGGTCTCAGCTGTCTTTGCCTACTTTCCCACGCACCGCACGGCTTTGCGgcgccctcccctcccccctctctgtcgtGCCGCTCAGCCAAGTGGGTAAGCGCCATAGGCGTATGTGTATTCGAACGCTCGACTTCACCGCTGTGTCTTCTCCtccaaccccccccccttcctctcttgcgACGCATTAAGCTCTGTATTTCGTACTTGTCATCTCTCGCCACGCTCCCTGACCGCCATCCCTCGCTAGACTGCTACACACGACACAACCACCAAGACACGAGTCCCGTTGGTAGTGGTGACTTGAATGGACAGCGGCACAGAGGTGTgagtgcctctctccccgcatGCAAGCATGCTGGCACACAATACAGCCGTTTTGCGCAGAGATCAACCGCCTGCACTCGAGTTGGTAGGAAACAGAGCCTCTACAAGTTGacacagcagaggaggagaggagcatGTCGGTgacggcgagcagcagccggggTTCTGGTGGGTCGGAGGAAGTCGAGGTCTGcggccgcggccgcggcaTTCGAGCCATTGACCTTCCCGCCGTTTTTTCTACGCCTCAAGAACGTGAGATGCTCTGCGCCATTACCGCCTTCGACCTTTCTCGTAATGAACTGCAGGAGCTAACAAACCTGCAGCCGCTTCGCTCCCTCACTCGCCTCAACGCGAGCTACAACCGCATCTCCCTTGTCGACGGGCTGCCTCTGCGACTGACGCAGCTGAACCTCGCGCACAACAAACTTGAGCACCTCGACTATGTCAGTCCGCTCGTACACCTGCGAGAGTTGGATGTGAGCTTCAATCGGCTCACGAGTCTCGCCGGCCTGCACCCGCGCCTTCCGCTGGAGGTGCTCCGCGCCGACGACAACCGCATCGACAGCACAAACGGTttgaaggagctgcgcacccTGCGCATCGCATCTTTGAGCAATAACTACGTTGAGGACGTGGATGAACTACTGTTTGTGTCCACCACGCcgtcactgcagctgctgaacttGGTGGGCAACCCGGTCACCCGCGCACGGCGGTATCGGCAagcgctggcagcgctgcaaccGTCTCTTGTGTCGTTGGATGGGGCGCCGTTGACGCGCGCCGACGACTACGAAAACGCCGCGCAGACTTCTCGAATGAGCAACTGCGCCGTCCCCCCGGCTGCAGCCCAAGCGCCTTTGTTGTTGGTGACACCGAAGATGGCGACGACAGGGCCGCAGCCCACACTCGCTGGAGGCTCGCAAGGCACGGCGAGGGAAGCACCCGCGGCCGCCAAGCCACCGAAGACACACCCCACTGCAATGATAACCCTGGGCAGTATCGGCAACGACTCGTCGCTGCGCCGAGGCCGTTGTGACGGTGCCGCGCAGTccgtcgctgcgcacgcatCCATCGATGCCTCATCGATTCATCTTGACGACTCCTTCAACACCCGTCCTCGCgaacagccgcagcgcttgGTGAAGAGAAGTACGGCAAATCCCACAACTGGAACCCTTCGTCCGCCGGCGATAGCGGTATCGCGTGCTGCCCCGTCAAGTTCCCTAAGTGCTGGTGCAGAGCCCCGTCACGATCATTCGGTAGCAGCAGAACCACCACGATATCCTTGTGGATCACCTGTCCGTGCGGAGAAGTGCACTAAGGCGGCGTATGGCACCACCGATGATGAACCACCTGTTGTGGAGGCCTCTTGTCGTAGCTGCCGGGTGCCGGACGCCTCTCTGCGCACTCCAGAGCAGGGCAGTCGGCAAGTCGGGTACGCCTTGCTGCAcaccacccccgccacaggcggtgcagccaATCGCTtccgcagcggtgggcgaccccgtcccctcccctcgccttcctcgcctcAGCGCAatgtgccaccgcagcaagACTTTGATTCCACCACCGCTCAGCTGCATGACAGCCTCGTAGCGAAGGAACAGCTAGAGAAGGAGTGTCAGACACTGCGGCGGGCGTGCAAGCGTGTTGAGGGACAGCTGACTGAGGCCCGGCGTGTGATCTCGCAGCAACTGGCGgagctgtcgcagctgcggctcGAGCGCGACGCCCTGCGGCAGAGCGAGGGGACCATGCTCGAACGTCtcgagaaggagaagcgatCAGGTCGCACGCGCGCTTCGCATCACAgcgacgaggtggcgacaCTACAAGCACAGTACGAGCGCATGAAAACCTTCTACGAAACACAGCTCGCCGACACACGGCgcgagctggcggcggagagggcTCGTCTTCTGCGTTGCAgcaacagtggcagcagcggcgagcggAGAGTGGTGGCCGCCGACAGTGACGAGGCGGCCGAGAGGGGGCCAAGGTCGCGCTTCTCTGACGGAGGGCGgtgtgcaggcgcagcagcgggtaGCGCAAAGGTCGAACTCACTGCGGTTGCCTCTGCGAACCCCTCAGGCTCTCTGTCGCCAGCATCTCGCCCTACTCCTTCCTCGCCTACTAAGACAGGGGATCAGGAGCCAGGCGCTGCGGCCCCTTTGACGGACCCCGTAGCACAGCAGCTCATTTCGTGGCTGTGCGCGAGTCTCACACGTGACCAACACGCAGTGGAGGGCAACGAAAACTTGAACGCTACTGCTGTTGTTAGCGAGCTGCGCCGATCTCTTCCCTGCGATCCGTCCGCGTCGACGGCGCTGGCAAATCAGGATCATCAGTCGAAGCTGCAGGAGTCAACTGATGTTGCCATGGATGGCGTGGACACGAGAGCCTCGGTCGCGCGGCGCGTTCTTGAGATGTTCATCGCACAACACATCGGTCAGCCGACAGGACCCCCGCAGCAGATAGTTGATAACAACGCACGTGCTCAAAGTCCAGCCCCCGCGGTAGTTCTGGTGGACACACCACCGCGACACAATGTagacggtggtgctgtgtCGCAAGCGTGTGAGGCTGGCGAGTCAGCTGTGGCGTGCCTACTCCCACCGCGATTCCCGTCGCCTCTTCGAAGCtcctcagcgccgcctgcagctaTCATCTCGGTGAAAGgggatgacgacgatgatgcCGATACCGACACAGAGGTAACGGTGATGATCTCAGCGCCGGCATctcccccgccctctccatCTTCACGCGAGAAGCGCGTGAACGTCGCGAAGGAGATGCTGAAAGGGATGGAGTCACTCTTCGACAGCGGAGCTGCTTGAAAAGGTGGGATGCGGTAGAGAGTCGGTGCACGGCAGCCGGTTGCCCACGCGGCGTCGATGGGGCGATAGATCGAAGCACGGCAGAAACGAGGACACGCAAAGGAAAGCGGAAGCAGAGAacacctctccccttcaccatcgccatcattcctcctccctcctccttgcggGACCCTTTATAGAAGTGATGCGGGCTGCAACGAGGCCGCGTGTGGGGTGGCGTGTGCGGTGATTAATAAGGAGGATCGATAGAGGGCAATGACAAGGGGAGAGTCGCGCATAACGGCATAGGCCGAGCGAAAGCGAGCGCAGCGGGACCGCTGCTGTATTGCAGCCTTCGAGATGCATCACGCAGTGGTACACGACGACTTTGATTGGCGAGGGTGACGCCCATCCTTGAATGAGAAGaaatggaaagagagggcgacatgtgtgtgtgtccaaCAGGTCGTTCATCAGTGGCAAAGGAGTCCACTCGTGTGCACAGTGCAGCCTCTTCCGCCTTGGTGCACACGTCACAGCGACTCAGTGTTGTCGACTCTCCCAAGCGGAGTGTAGCTCCTCCACCCTTTGCGCTGGATCGAGTCTGCCTCGCGAGCATCTCGCTCACACGTGCAGGCGGCCTACTCGgcatgcacacgtgtgtgtgtgtgtgtgggtgtgtgtcagcGCCCACAGAACGACTGCAATGGCAACTGTTTTTCACCTTGCCTTccccctcgctgccttcCTCTATGCGCGCTGTTTCATCACTacaaccccccccctcccccagaaCCCTCACATCCCCGCCTACCTCACTCGAGCACGAGCACATAAGAGCGCGCCTCCTTCCTGCTGTAGTCGTCCTCTGGTAATGCCAGTTCCGTACGAGGAGAAGACGTTCCCCCCGTTGAAGGGGCTGCACATCCGGCCTATGAATGACTCACGCCTGTGCGAGCGTATCAAGGTACTGGATGACTACTGCTTCCCGGTGAAGTACACGGAGAGTTACTACAACGACTACGTCCGCCACAGCTTTCACGAGTTTAACCAACTAGCCTTCTACCACGATATTCTAGTCGGCTCCATCACGTGCCGCCTAGAGAAGACCGCCATAGACGGCGAGTACGTCCTCTACATCATGACCATTGGTGTTTTGGAGGCGTACCGCCACATGTGCATCGGCTCTCTGCTGCTACAGACGGTTCTGTCGGCCGTGCACAACGACACCCGCAACCGCATCGTGGCGGTCACGCTGCACGTCCAGGTCGGATCACCTGCGCTGGAGTTCTACCGACACTTCAACTTTGAGGAAGTGCAGCTGGTAGAGAACTACTACTCTGATCTCGACGAGTGCAACGCCattctgctgcgccgtgtcgtgccgcagccgcacttTGAATACCACAAGAAGTCCAAGTAAGCGGCGGTCCCGCTTTGCATCTCTGCGCGGGGAGTCACCAGTGGCACCGGATGCGTGCATGCGCATGTGTGATGCAGTGATGAAGGATAGCAAGGAGTGGGGCTGCCGCGTGTGGCCATATACATGTCTGAGCGTCTGCGATGGCCCTCGACGCCAATGCATTCTGCAGCCCCATTAAAGAGCCATCATTACAAGACAATGACGATGtcgtcctctccctttcaACTCGCGCTTCGAGAAGatggcgcactgctgcgatCACCTGAGGCGATGCGCCATGGCGAgcgcagagacgcacgcacTTGCGCTGGTGCTCCGCTGGCTCCTTCAAGTACGCCAACGGCGCGATCCTTTAGGCGGGGGGCGGTGTAAGCAACTGTAAGCAAGAAATCGATGACGCGACTGTGCACCGCGGACCGTAGTGAttcgctcgctctccttcacgtCCTCTGTTGTTTTTCGTAGAAGGACAGGGCCAGGGTGGAAATCGAAGTAGCCGGTGGGTACAGAAGTgggcctcgctgccgcctctcgTGCTTTGGTACGCTCTTGCGAGGACAGCCCACGCACTGTCCtgcctcatcctcgtcccacctccccctccctccctccttccctcttcctctgcggcaccacctctgcccccctccctgtgcTCGTTTTTCCTAACATCGTTTTCAAACTGGCGCGGCGTGTTCGCTCCGCCGCACACCCCTCACGCGTCTTCGGAGTTATTGTGCCCCCTTTGGCCTTAGATTAGCGGGTCAGCTCAGCCACGGTATCCCTTACGTATTCGACAGCTCCCGCTCCCCTGCGTTGCCATCAACCCATCAGCCTCAGAACACCTATCCAAGCAAATGCGGTACTACGCTTCCGGAGAGAGTCGTGAGTCGTACATCACGGGCATCCGCCCTGGTGGCCGATACGGTACTGTGCACGATGTGGAGAAGCGCCGCGACAACCTGCCAGAGAACGTCTTTCACTACATCAAGGAAGGCGTGCAGCGCGAGGAGTGCCTGCGCCGtaacgaagaggaggcgcgcgCCCGCATTCGCTTAGAGATGTTTTCTAAGAAGCCCGGCCAGCATCGCGGCAATGTAGCCACGATCGCAGCTgagagcggcggtgacgctgaGCAGTCCGCAGCCATGTCGCAGCTCGAGCGTGAGACGCAGACCCGCGAGCGCCGTGCCGCCTTGCAGGAACTCTACCAGCGCGATCGAAGGGAATGGGAGGTGCGCCTTGGAGCACGCGGACTCGCCACTCAGCGTACTTAATGGAGGTGGTAACATCCGGCGTGACTCCATCGACTCTCCGTtcatgtgtgtatgtgcgtccTATCAGCTGGCTGTCACCTATTCTGTCATGCATAATGgtgcgcacctgctgctgcgtacccacccacccaatCACTCTCTCCATGTCCCTCTGCCTTTCTCGCGCGCTGTGTGACGGACATTCatgcctgtgcgtgtcgcCAACCGAGGCGGGGAATTtgagagtgaggagaggctgcagcggcgaagcAGAGTAGGCAGTGATGTGgcgtcccctccccatctccTGCTAtcatcgccctctccctatgctgcttttcttctttgtttcttgcgcgaagggggagagccAAGTAGGACCCACTCTACTGTCCTcgcaccctcctctcccccctcctcaccccttccGCTGCCCGCCATGTAGATTAGCTCCTTGCGAGGCGGgagttggaggaggaaggggacgGCGTGGCTCACGTGCGCGTGGTGCAGAACGTCCCCGAAGCCGACGAGCAGacacgaaagagaagacgagcggcggcgcatgcATAGAGGCGGTTTCGCTTCTCCCTTCGGCCATATCAACTTCTTGAAGTGCCGCCCCTCTCACGGCGCGaatgcgtgggtgtgcgcaaTCTTGAGGTACATGGGAAAGGCGCGTACAGTGGAGGAGACTgagcagaggaagaaacAAAGCATGGGAGAAGGTCTGTGTATCCCGTCGCCTTCTTCGGgactcttcctctctgttcCTCGCTACTTGACTCCCCTGGCATCGTATACGACGcctccgtcgtcgtcgccccCTCCCCGGGCGTGCGGTCAAAGCAGCAGAtgcgcctcccctccccctcttccaaCTCCTCCGCTGTATCTCTTGTCCTTTTCACGCGCCTCGGCTCTCTGGCTCTGCCTCGTGGGCctgcgaccaccaccacagcggcaaaAGCGCGAACACACGCGTACGCACGTGAATTTGGGAGGTTGCCTCACTCCTGACATCGGGCACGCTTCACACTGCTCTAGTCGCTCGCCAATGGCCGCACCAGCGTCGCACTACACCTTTGCCAATCTCAAGACCCTGGGGCTTTGTGTCCCGCAGGTCGCCCTCTCTCGTCAGCCTCGACTCCGCCCGCATGTTGGTAATTTGAATGGCCTCGTGTACCCGCTGCCGTATTACGCCATGTGGCGTGGCAACCACAACAAGTACACGTACAACCAGGCAACACCAGCGCGCTGGGGTGAGGGGAACACGAATACCATGTACCACCAGCACTACGCCCACGCCAAGTGCCCCACCGACTACGGCCGTGGCGGTCGAGAGTTTCAGTTCCTCTCCGTGAAGCGCGGCAAGCTCAAGCGgaagccgctgccgacggtgCAGTACGTCAACTCGAACTCGAAGCCACAATGGGTCTTTAAGTCGTGGCACAACCCGCTCTCGGCGCCGAGCATGTGGGAAAGGGAGGTCCAGTACCCGGAGCACACGCCGGAGCACACGGGTGCCAAGCGGCCGCTCGCCGTGGTGGCGCCCAAGACCAACCACAagcacctcttcctcatgCATATGGAGAAGGTATCCGTGACCGTGTCACCGCTCCTCTTCGGCTACGGACATACCCTGCAGAAGGCAGCCCTCGACTTCTACCGCCGCGGTCTCAGTGCCCGCTCGCCGTTCCCGAAGGACAAGATGTTCCTCTACTACTCCATCGACCACATAACCCCCAAGATCGAGGTGACGTGGCTGGATGGCAGTGTCTacgtgccgccgctgatcGAGGGCGTCACTGCGCAGGACTTAATTCAGATGGTGATGGAGCAGGCATGGCTGGCGGCAGACCAGATGAGCGCTGCGGGCCGTGTGCTAAACCCAATCGCGATTGACGACTACAAGTGGGACCAGCTGATCGCCTTTAAGCAGAAGCGGGCGAAGGTCGCCGAGGCGGCAAAGGGCGGCGCGAAGAAGTGAcaggcgtgtgtgcatgagGTCCCCGAGTTGCCACAGGGACCGCAGCAATGGAGAAGCGGAAAGAAGGGCAaatggcgctgcggtggagttgtctctgtgtctctctcctcttgtgtccttgtgcgcgtgtagGGAGTGcatgagaggggggaggagtcgGTGATGTTGTTTGGTGCGTTTCCTGTGGCTTGCCTTGTTCCTTGGATGAAGCGACGATAACACGGGCTGAGAGGGGGGATTGTAGAGGAgcgcgagaggaggaagaagtggACAACCGTCGTGAGCGATGTGCTCACAAggcctcctttctcttggtctcttcgttttttcaccaccaccaccaccccccacacacctccctcctTGTCACTGTCTCcgacttctctctctcccagaCGCATGaagtccccccccccccaatccGCTGGGTCAACTCCTTTATCGAGAGATGCCGCGCTTACCTGAGTCATGCGGCTCGGAGAGTGCAACCGCAGCTAAcggtcgtctctctctctccaccgccttcttctttaGTAACCACACAAGCGCGTACGTCTGCGCGTGGCATGGGGGCAGACTGTGATGCGACCCTGAGCACACTCATGTCCCTGCATGCATTTCCACATGCCTAGCTTCGCTTACCTAcccgccccccttcctctctttcccttcccgcGGACAACCCTCTTCGACCTCGTGATGCCACCAACCACCCCGCCATCAGAGCTCAGCCTGCAAGCGGAACACGTATGGCTTcagccctcccctctcttccccccttttgtaCACATACACCGACAAGGCTGAActgcaacagcggcagcgatggacttggcgcagctgcagagaaTCCTCAGCTCGCACGATGAGCGTGTGGTAAACATCTTTGTGAGCCACATCCCCGAGCTGGGACTCCGCAACATCGATGACTGTGTCCTCGAGTACATGCTCAATATGCTGGAGGGGCAGACCTCATCGGAGTCATACCTGCCGGAGGAAATCATTGTGGAGACCATGAAGCTGTACTTCCGTGAGTTCAACGTTTTCAGCGGCGCCGAAGAGAAGCTAAACAAGAGCACGACGGCCATCTGTGAGCAGATGGTGAATGAGGGCATCACGAAGAAGCCGAGCGAGGAGTCGAGCCGGCTCGCCAGTGCCGTCAACATCAGTCGCCAGTACGAGGAGAGCTTGAAGCGGGCAACGATGATCAAGAGCGTTGGCAAGGTCACAGCAGCGAACACGAACGAGGACTGGACGTGGGAGATGAaacgcagcgccgccaagGACATGCGCAAGAAGCGCAAGGATgacgagaagaaggcgatgcTCGCCGAGGAGTACGACGAGTTCCTGCGCAAGCGCGGCATTTCCAGCACGACGGCCGTGACAAAACTTCACCACAAGGGCGAAGGCACCAACTACAGCACAGATATCCGCTGCGAGGCCATTCATATCCAACTCGGcaagcaggtgctgctggatgAGACGGACCTTGTGCTCCTGACAGGGCACAAGTACGGCCTCATCGGCCGCAACGGCGCGGGTAAGACGACACTGCTGCGGGCCCTGGCAGAGCGAGAGTTGGAAGGTGTGAGTCCGTTCATGCAGATTCTGCACGTAGAGCAGGAGATCGTGGCGGGGATGGAGACGCCgctcgaggtgctgctggccacCGATGTCGAGCggttgcagctgctgcgtgaggagcaggagctgctgaagcagaaCGATACGGAGGCCAACGCGCGGCTGAACGACGTGTACGCTCGGCTGGACGCAATCGACGCCCACAGTGCCGAGGCGCGCGCGGCCACCATCCTGCATGGCCTGAGCTTCACGCAGGATATGATGACCTCTCCAACCAAGCAGCTGTCCGGTGGTTGGCGCATGCGTGTGgcgctcgcgcgcgcgctcttcgtCGAGCccgacgtgctgctgctggatgaGCCGACGAACCACCTCGATCTGTTCGCTGTGCTCTGGCTGGAGCAGTTCCTCAAGGACTGGCAAAAAACGTTGATTGTCGTCTCCCACTCCCGCACCTTCCTCAACAACGTCTGCTCCGAAACAATCCACCTCGTTGGTCACCACCTGCACTACTATACAGGCAACTATGATCAGTTCGAGATCACGCGcgtggagcaggagcggcagcagaagaagcAGCAC
It includes:
- a CDS encoding hypothetical protein (TriTrypDB/GeneDB-style sysID: LpmP.03.0110); this translates as MLCAITAFDLSRNELQELTNLQPLRSLTRLNASYNRISLVDGLPLRLTQLNLAHNKLEHLDYVSPLVHLRELDVSFNRLTSLAGLHPRLPLEVLRADDNRIDSTNGLKELRTLRIASLSNNYVEDVDELLFVSTTPSLQLLNLVGNPVTRARRYRQALAALQPSLVSLDGAPLTRADDYENAAQTSRMSNCAVPPAAAQAPLLLVTPKMATTGPQPTLAGGSQGTAREAPAAAKPPKTHPTAMITLGSIGNDSSLRRGRCDGAAQSVAAHASIDASSIHLDDSFNTRPREQPQRLVKRSTANPTTGTLRPPAIAVSRAAPSSSLSAGAEPRHDHSVAAEPPRYPCGSPVRAEKCTKAAYGTTDDEPPVVEASCRSCRVPDASLRTPEQGSRQVGYALLHTTPATGGAANRFRSGGRPRPLPSPSSPQRNVPPQQDFDSTTAQLHDSLVAKEQLEKECQTLRRACKRVEGQLTEARRVISQQLAELSQLRLERDALRQSEGTMLERLEKEKRSGRTRASHHSDEVATLQAQYERMKTFYETQLADTRRELAAERARLLRCSNSGSSGERRVVAADSDEAAERGPRSRFSDGGRCAGAAAGSAKVELTAVASANPSGSLSPASRPTPSSPTKTGDQEPGAAAPLTDPVAQQLISWLCASLTRDQHAVEGNENLNATAVVSELRRSLPCDPSASTALANQDHQSKLQESTDVAMDGVDTRASVARRVLEMFIAQHIGQPTGPPQQIVDNNARAQSPAPAVVLVDTPPRHNVDGGAVSQACEAGESAVACLLPPRFPSPLRSSSAPPAAIISVKGDDDDDADTDTEVTVMISAPASPPPSPSSREKRVNVAKEMLKGMESLFDSGAA
- a CDS encoding acetyltransferase, putative (TriTrypDB/GeneDB-style sysID: LpmP.03.0120), whose amino-acid sequence is MPVPYEEKTFPPLKGLHIRPMNDSRLCERIKVLDDYCFPVKYTESYYNDYVRHSFHEFNQLAFYHDILVGSITCRLEKTAIDGEYVLYIMTIGVLEAYRHMCIGSLLLQTVLSAVHNDTRNRIVAVTLHVQVGSPALEFYRHFNFEEVQLVENYYSDLDECNAILLRRVVPQPHFEYHKKSK
- a CDS encoding hypothetical protein (TriTrypDB/GeneDB-style sysID: LpmP.03.0130), whose protein sequence is MRYYASGESRESYITGIRPGGRYGTVHDVEKRRDNLPENVFHYIKEGVQREECLRRNEEEARARIRLEMFSKKPGQHRGNVATIAAESGGDAEQSAAMSQLERETQTRERRAALQELYQRDRREWEVRLGARGLATQRT
- a CDS encoding hypothetical protein (TriTrypDB/GeneDB-style sysID: LpmP.03.0140) — protein: MAAPASHYTFANLKTLGLCVPQVALSRQPRLRPHVGNLNGLVYPLPYYAMWRGNHNKYTYNQATPARWGEGNTNTMYHQHYAHAKCPTDYGRGGREFQFLSVKRGKLKRKPLPTVQYVNSNSKPQWVFKSWHNPLSAPSMWEREVQYPEHTPEHTGAKRPLAVVAPKTNHKHLFLMHMEKVSVTVSPLLFGYGHTLQKAALDFYRRGLSARSPFPKDKMFLYYSIDHITPKIEVTWLDGSVYVPPLIEGVTAQDLIQMVMEQAWLAADQMSAAGRVLNPIAIDDYKWDQLIAFKQKRAKVAEAAKGGAKK
- a CDS encoding ABC transporter, putative (TriTrypDB/GeneDB-style sysID: LpmP.03.0150) gives rise to the protein MDLAQLQRILSSHDERVVNIFVSHIPELGLRNIDDCVLEYMLNMLEGQTSSESYLPEEIIVETMKLYFREFNVFSGAEEKLNKSTTAICEQMVNEGITKKPSEESSRLASAVNISRQYEESLKRATMIKSVGKVTAANTNEDWTWEMKRSAAKDMRKKRKDDEKKAMLAEEYDEFLRKRGISSTTAVTKLHHKGEGTNYSTDIRCEAIHIQLGKQVLLDETDLVLLTGHKYGLIGRNGAGKTTLLRALAERELEGVSPFMQILHVEQEIVAGMETPLEVLLATDVERLQLLREEQELLKQNDTEANARLNDVYARLDAIDAHSAEARAATILHGLSFTQDMMTSPTKQLSGGWRMRVALARALFVEPDVLLLDEPTNHLDLFAVLWLEQFLKDWQKTLIVVSHSRTFLNNVCSETIHLVGHHLHYYTGNYDQFEITRVEQERQQKKQHAAQEKHRAHIQAFIDKFRYNANRAKMAQSRIKALERMEMVADVVRDPQFAFTFPDPEPVSGSFIELVDCEFGYKPGVSLFKDVNMGIDENSRIVLVGANGVGKSTLMNVCTGSLQPRSGTVVRNKKIRIAHFAQHNMESLTPQLSSLEFLRTKFPHMEDQQLRAHLGSMGLSGERALQPVYTLSGGQKSRLVLAWITFQKPHLLLLDEPTNHLDIDTVNALIEALLTYNGGLLVISHDEYFITSLCDNIFVCENNTVRKFDGDFAEYRKHVMKIMK